The sequence below is a genomic window from Armatimonadota bacterium.
ACGGGGGCCGCGTCCTGCGCGATCCCTGGGAGGCCCGGGATGACGCCGTCACCCTGGTGGACCCCGAACCCGGCGCCGCGGACGCCTTCTTCGCCCGCCACGGGCTCCGCCCGGACGATGCCTTATCCCGCCGCCAGGCACGCCGCCTGCTGGAGATGCAGCGACAGAGCCTGCTGATGCAGAGCAGCGACGGGTGGTTCTTCGACGACATCGCCGGGCCGGAAGCCGTGCAGATCCTCGCCCACGCCGCCAGAGCCATCGACCTGGCACAAGCGTGGGACCCGACGCTGGAGGAGGAGTTCGCGCGCCGGCTGGCGGCGGCTCCGTCCAACGCCGCCGACTGTCCGCACGGAGAGGCGGTGTACCGGGCGCTGGTGCGCCCCCAGGCGGTGTCCAGCGCGCGGGCCGCAGCGGTGTACGCCACCGTCTCGCTGGTGGAGGACACGCCGCGGGTGAACACCCCCGCCCTGACCGTCGCCCCGATCAGCACCTCCCGCAGCACCTCCGGGGGGCGTACGCTGGTGGCGGGGCGGGTGCGGGTGGAGTGGACCCTGACCGAGGACCGTGACGACGCCACCTACGCTCTGGTGCACCTGGGGGGTCACGAGGTGCACTGCGCCGTGCGCACCGACTTGGCCGCGGAGACCTCCGACGCCATCGTGGCGGACCTTCACCGGACGTTCGAGGCCGGCGCGCTCACCGACGTGCTGCGGACGGCGGACGCGGCCCTGGGGCCGGCGGCCTTCACCCTGCAGGACCTGCCGCTGGACCACCGGCGGCGGGTCCTGGCCGCCCTCACCGTCCGCGCCCTGCAGGCGCTGGAGGAGACCTACCGTCGGGTCTACCAGGAGACCCGGGGCCTGATGGCGTATCTGCGAGATGCGCAGGCGCCTCTCCCTCCACCCATGGTCATGGCCGCCGTCGTGGTGCTCACCCGGGACCTGGAGGATGCCCTGGCCGTCCCTCCCACCCAGCCCCTGCCGGAGCGGGCGGCGGCCCTGGTGGCCGAGCTGCGGTCGTGGGGACGGGACGTCCGCGCGGATCGCTTCGAGCCCGTGCTGCGCCGGCGCCTGGAGGCCGTCCTGGCCGGACCGCTGCCTCCGCGGCAGAGGCTGGAGCGCGCCCGGGAGGTCCTGGACCTGGCCGACCTGGCGGGTCTGACCCTGAACCTGTGGGAATCTCAGAACCGCCTGGTGCGGCTCGCGCGGGCCGTCCCCGCCGACTGCGCCCCTCTGCTGAGGGAGCTCGCCGAGCGCATGCACATCAACCCGGACGCCCTCACCGAGCTGACCTCATGACGCCCCGCGCCCTGCGCCGCCCCTCTCCCTCCCGGCGTCACCCCGGGACCTGATGGCGCGCCCGTTGGAGTTCGTCGAGTGCCTGGAGCTGCGGGAAATGCTGGGCCGCGCCGCGTGGGACGAGCGCGAGCTGCTGGCGGGCATCGAGGAGGTGCCGGCCGACTCCATCGTCTACCACACCCACAGCTACTTCCTGCGCAGCCGCTACCTGGCCGCCCCCTACCCCAACGACTTCGCCACCTGGGCGGCCATCCAGGTGCGCGACCGGGTCCTGGGCGAGCGGCTGGCGGTGGTGGACCCCTTCGACTACGCCGATGTGGAGCAGCTGCGAGCGGAGCTGGTGACCATCGTGGACGCCCACCTGGCGGGGCTGCAGGCGGTGCCCCGGGCGGACTACGGTGAGCCCTTCTACTTCATGCGGTCGACCCTCGTGGAGATCCCGACCGGCATGCGGGCGCAGACCCTGCGGGAGTTCCGGGATCTGGTGGCCCGGGTGGACGCCAGCGCCATCTACTACCACTTCTACGAGACGGTGCGGCGGCGGCCCGACGCCGATCCCCTGGCGTGGCTGGAGGGGGAGCTGGGCCTGGC
It includes:
- a CDS encoding DUF3536 domain-containing protein, with protein sequence MTVPWLVVHGHFYQPPRENPWLEEVPVQDAAAPYHDWNERVTAECYARNAAARILDGRNRIVRIVNTYARISFNVGPTLLLWLARHAPEVYGAILEADRISRQQHFGHGNALAQPYVHLILPLASDRDRRTAIRWGLADFERRFRRRPEGLWLPETAVDLPTLEALAEHRIAFTLLAPHQAWRVRSGPDSPWRYLEDGEVDWTVPYRCRLPGGRSLVIFFYDPGTSRAVAFEGLLHDGEALLRRLAAPLHPADGRRLRVVATDGETYGHHHPFGEMALAYALERLAAGGEARLTNLAAYLAAHPPAQEVEIREGTSWSCPHGLERWRSDCGCRARPDTHQRWRGPLREAVAWLAQRLERLYEEHGGRVLRDPWEARDDAVTLVDPEPGAADAFFARHGLRPDDALSRRQARRLLEMQRQSLLMQSSDGWFFDDIAGPEAVQILAHAARAIDLAQAWDPTLEEEFARRLAAAPSNAADCPHGEAVYRALVRPQAVSSARAAAVYATVSLVEDTPRVNTPALTVAPISTSRSTSGGRTLVAGRVRVEWTLTEDRDDATYALVHLGGHEVHCAVRTDLAAETSDAIVADLHRTFEAGALTDVLRTADAALGPAAFTLQDLPLDHRRRVLAALTVRALQALEETYRRVYQETRGLMAYLRDAQAPLPPPMVMAAVVVLTRDLEDALAVPPTQPLPERAAALVAELRSWGRDVRADRFEPVLRRRLEAVLAGPLPPRQRLERAREVLDLADLAGLTLNLWESQNRLVRLARAVPADCAPLLRELAERMHINPDALTELTS
- a CDS encoding DUF5752 family protein; amino-acid sequence: MARPLEFVECLELREMLGRAAWDERELLAGIEEVPADSIVYHTHSYFLRSRYLAAPYPNDFATWAAIQVRDRVLGERLAVVDPFDYADVEQLRAELVTIVDAHLAGLQAVPRADYGEPFYFMRSTLVEIPTGMRAQTLREFRDLVARVDASAIYYHFYETVRRRPDADPLAWLEGELGLAEVAARLRRLNRYMSSLDGVRAQVLAICDAALEAAGG